One window from the genome of Eucalyptus grandis isolate ANBG69807.140 chromosome 7, ASM1654582v1, whole genome shotgun sequence encodes:
- the LOC120296149 gene encoding precursor of CEP9-like — MADLQVISIFVIIFTFIAFDAILTSEGRSIKSAWEDELRAINYDQMHRQASQFLPPSQSPTNDDHLDEGEEMVPSPIAHDQAASLGESEAVYKNDFRPTAPGSSPGLGHSFDGLKKEAVRPKAPSGDEERLIVAGQPNDFEGTRPGHSPSVGHDFQNEEPKA; from the coding sequence ATGGCTGATCTCCAAGTCATATCAATATTTGTGATCATTTTCACCTTCATTGCGTTCGATGCAATTCTAACTTCTGAGGGAAGGTCAATAAAATCGGCATGGGAGGACGAACTCCGTGCAATTAATTATGACCAAATGCACAGACAAGCATCGCAATTTCTCCCGCCGAGTCAGTCTCCTACGAACGATGATCATCTTGATGAGGGGGAGGAGATGGTTCCTTCGCCTATAGCACATGATCAGGCGGCCAGTTTGGGCGAGTCAGAAGCAGTGTACAAGAATGATTTCCGCCCCACAGCCCCTGGGAGCAGCCCCGGATTGGGCCATTCTTTCGATGGCTTAAAGAAGGAAGCTGTTCGACCGAAAGCTCCGAGTGGTGATGAGGAAAGGCTAATCGTTGCGGGTCAACCAAATGATTTCGAAGGCACAAGACCGGGTCACAGCCCCAGTGTCGGCCATGATTTTCAGAATGAGGAACCAAAAGCCTAA